One window of the Agrobacterium larrymoorei genome contains the following:
- a CDS encoding DUF6074 family protein, which translates to MPKRSEVIAFPVKNRVRDIQRCVDMLETLHGDQANRFWRDECRALAQHLTELGYDETAMRHEVMEFQNAVQTQLWAQSQTEEAVRRDTY; encoded by the coding sequence GTGCCCAAGCGTTCCGAAGTAATTGCGTTTCCCGTCAAAAATCGCGTCCGCGACATTCAGCGTTGCGTCGATATGCTGGAGACCCTCCACGGGGATCAAGCCAACCGCTTCTGGCGGGATGAGTGCCGCGCGCTTGCTCAGCATTTGACGGAACTAGGATATGACGAGACAGCCATGCGCCATGAGGTGATGGAGTTTCAGAACGCCGTTCAGACACAACTTTGGGCGCAATCCCAGACGGAAGAGGCTGTTCGCCGGGATACGTATTGA
- a CDS encoding exopolysaccharide production repressor protein, whose product MYAPRVFVSMICALLVFAVATYWIHGSFYTTLIQTAISLVVIQICYFIGVVIMVSREKKRMRKTLEFQKDRPASPEQSGSENIAAVSRRRPTLKDI is encoded by the coding sequence ATGTACGCGCCCCGCGTTTTCGTCAGCATGATCTGCGCCTTGCTGGTGTTTGCAGTGGCCACCTATTGGATCCATGGCTCGTTCTACACAACGCTGATCCAGACCGCTATCTCGCTTGTCGTCATTCAGATCTGTTACTTTATCGGTGTCGTCATCATGGTATCGCGTGAGAAGAAGCGCATGCGCAAGACGCTGGAGTTCCAAAAGGACAGGCCTGCTTCACCCGAGCAGTCGGGCTCGGAAAACATCGCCGCGGTCAGTCGTCGCCGCCCGACGCTGAAGGACATCTGA
- a CDS encoding glycosyltransferase family 2 protein, giving the protein MGSQSICVIIAARNASSTIGEAIRSALAEPEVSEVVVIDDASTDDTFQVAKHCDDQTGRLIVERFDVNRGPSAARNHAISISSAPLISILDADDFFFKGRFAAMVAEDDWDLVADNIAFIQQGSPAAANIVPRRFAPQHHFLTLTEFVEGNISTRGVERGETGFLKPVIRRAFLDQHRLRYDEALRLGEDYELYVRALASGARYKVIRNCGYGAIVRGNSLSGRHSTQDLRLLYEADRKILADYALSAQEQAVLQQHERHIREKFELRDFLDAKSTHGLGGAMAHALRRLPAVPAITNGIWHDKTARFRKKPAQPADIRYLLKGTPLSP; this is encoded by the coding sequence ATGGGCTCACAATCCATCTGCGTCATCATCGCGGCGAGAAACGCGTCATCGACAATCGGTGAAGCCATCCGATCGGCACTGGCAGAGCCGGAAGTCTCGGAAGTCGTCGTTATCGACGATGCATCGACCGACGACACGTTTCAGGTTGCGAAGCACTGCGATGATCAAACCGGACGCCTGATCGTCGAGCGCTTTGATGTCAACCGTGGTCCTTCCGCCGCACGCAATCATGCGATCAGTATTTCCTCGGCACCGCTGATCAGCATCCTGGATGCCGACGACTTCTTCTTCAAGGGCCGATTTGCCGCCATGGTGGCAGAGGATGACTGGGATCTGGTGGCAGACAACATTGCATTCATTCAACAAGGCTCACCTGCGGCTGCCAATATCGTTCCGCGACGCTTTGCGCCCCAGCATCACTTCCTGACGCTCACGGAATTTGTTGAGGGAAATATCTCAACAAGAGGCGTTGAGCGTGGTGAGACCGGCTTTCTGAAACCCGTCATTCGCCGGGCGTTTCTCGATCAGCATCGGCTTCGCTATGACGAAGCTCTGCGCCTTGGCGAAGATTACGAGCTTTACGTTCGGGCGCTCGCCTCAGGTGCGCGCTACAAGGTCATCCGCAATTGCGGTTATGGTGCCATCGTGCGCGGTAATTCCTTGAGCGGGCGACACAGCACACAGGATCTCAGGCTGCTCTACGAAGCCGATCGCAAGATCCTCGCCGACTACGCTCTTTCGGCGCAGGAGCAGGCAGTTCTCCAACAGCACGAGCGACACATTCGGGAAAAATTCGAGCTTCGTGATTTCCTCGATGCCAAGTCAACGCACGGCTTGGGCGGCGCCATGGCTCATGCTCTGCGGCGCCTTCCCGCTGTTCCTGCCATCACCAATGGGATCTGGCACGACAAGACAGCACGCTTCCGCAAGAAGCCCGCACAGCCTGCCGATATCCGCTATCTCCTGAAAGGAACGCCGCTGTCTCCCTGA